Within the Astyanax mexicanus isolate ESR-SI-001 chromosome 9, AstMex3_surface, whole genome shotgun sequence genome, the region TcattaacttttttaatgttgatgtgtgtgtgacaGGTGGCAACCCTACTTGTTGACCAAGTAAACATTGCACCGTctaaatattatcacaatatttcatagttCAGACTGGATTACACACCAGTAAATGAATCACCTAGATAAACAATCACCTAAATATCAAACACATGAGAACAACTGACAACTGTAGACTATGCTTAAATGCCACAGCTGCATGAACAAAcctttttaaacagtgttttttcaggtatatataatatactaagacccagatagcaaaaaaaaacattgaatagaCATTAATATTttggttttaaatattttaatgttgatgacGGACAAGCAACCTTTAAACAACCGTTTAACATTGCCTCAGAGCCACAGGGTAGTTTTGAAATTCGGACGCTGAATCAACGTTCAACTGTGGGTTCTGATTGGATGggcctttttttttacactcacatACAGTCCCATTCTACACTGCGAGAATACATATAGGCTATATGAATAGAATACAAATATGTATAGTTTATGTAATTAAAGTTTAATATAAACATCTACTGCCTGATATCAATTAGGTTTCTTAAAAATGAATaattcaataaattaattaattaataaattaatctcTATAAGGAGTTTAGTAGTAAAGTTGGGTAAGATAAAAATAGTCATAGTAGTAATCACACAGGAATTGTGTCCTCAGTCTTGTTACACCAGAATTTCTTCCAAGAGAACTTTTACTCTTCGGTTTTCCACTACTGCAATATTCCACGCCTCGTAAAACTTCCTGCAGAGTTAGATCAGATAACAGTTAGGAAACCTAGGCTGTAAACAGGTTGTTTACATAAAAGATGCATTATAACATAATATAGTATCTATTAATCACATTGTCCGTCTACCTCTTGTATAGGGGCAGATGGGATAGCAGAAGGTGATCAATAGAAATAGTTCTTTTTCTCCAGTCTAGGTGAAGCAGCCGCTGGGTGTTAAACTCCAATGTAATAGTGTGAAAATCTCCAGCACTGTCAGACGAAATCAGGAACTCATAATTCTTATTTGCTGCGAACTCCCTTATCTCCTTACTGGGAACACAAAAAATGATCTGCAGATTTAAACTGATAAACTCTATATCTTATATTTATTACTGACTGGATTAAACCACTGATTTTTTAAAAGCATGTATGTACAGCACACCTTACAAGTTAAGCCACTATAGGTAtactgcctctgctggctggttgcagtatgatgtttAGCTCTGCCCATCCTTATATGTTTTACTTACAAAACAGCCCTGTCCATATGACAACTGATTTCTCTTCTCTAAActctttccatctccagtgtctAATGCCTACAGTTATTCCTATTTCCACAGAAATCAGACGTAATTATTCTATATTTTAAGAAGGCAGAGCTACATTTAGGAATTAAGTGATTTACAGCATTTGCTGGAAAAGACAATTTGCATTTGATTGAGTAGCTGATTTGTAGTCATGCTGCcagatagctaactagctagttaatcaaTAATACTATTATTGATTATGTGGTTTTATTGTCCTGTTGGTCGCATTAACGGTATTAACACACTGTATGACATTTTCAGTCTGATGTTAATTCAAGTCTGAGGTTAGCGTAAAATGACCAGTGTGATCTATTTAGTTATCTATCCAGTCATCCAGTGTTACTGTAGTTAAATGTGCTGGAGTTGGTAGTATTTGTATTGGGTTTCGGTGAGTGCCCTCTTCACATTTGTTTTGGGCCGAGTCCAAATagtgtttaaaacattatttattcatcttttaatggtCCCCGGAGTCTGCTGACTCTATGGCAGCAGCTCGGGGTTAAACTGGAGCATAGTAGCTTCATAGTTGCTTCAAAGCTGAGTACTGAAATTTGATTGAAATGGAAATGGTTTGGCAATAAAATACACAAacttcaatttaatttttttaacatactGGGTAAACTGTGTAAAAGTGGGAAAGTCCACTCTGCTTCAGGTACTTAAGGCTGCGCTGTAAACTTAgtaaaggtggtctgagacgttTGGTTTTGGAGAGGGGGTGGGGCTACCAAATAAGTAGGTGAGTCTGGCTCCGTCTCTGGCTTGTACTGACCAGACTCTGATTGTAAATCTGACAACATGGCAGACAATTTTGGCTTAATATCTATATATTGTAATGGAACCACGGTATCTGTGTTTATATTTAGTAACTGTTTGAAATAAGCAGATTGTTTTCGCTTACCCCGACACCAACATGGTGGAGGTTTTGTTGGTGTTTCCTTCCAGCTGGATGTAGAGTTTGGCCTCCATTGAGGAAATCCCTCCCATCTTCAGCTTCAGCAGGAGAGGAGTTACTAATGTTCAGCATTAGACCGAGAGTTAGAGTCAGATTTAGATTAGAGATTAAATTCTATTACAGTAGAAAATTTCTAACCACAGTATGGGGGGGAAGGCGCGACTGTCAGGAACACAGTTGTGGGCGAGAACAGAGGTGGCCGGGTTGTAGGCAGCCAGGTGAGGTTATAACCTGAAGAACAGTGGGATGAGGTGCGGTTATAGAGGAACACATGACTGAATAAATGAGTTTAATAGACTGACAGACAGTTCAGACACTCCTCACCCATTTCAGGGCAGGTGGTAAGACCAGGCTGATAGCAGAGGGTACAGAGTGTATGCTGGAAGTTGTCTAGTGACGGGCAGGGGAAAGCAAAGTGGCGGCAGGGTGCCCTGATTGAGCTGGTGTAGATCTGGTGGGCTCGGCGATGACTGCACAGCAGGTAATCTTCTCCTGATCCAGAGACCAGAAACACAGATTAGAAATATGTTATAAACAATAAATTCTACAGCACAGTCAAAACAGACACTGATGATTTAAAGAAATGCTGTGCTGTGACTCATATATAAAGTATTACAATGTTCATACAATGTGTAATAAACACttacaaatacacaaaaacaacacaatactCATatatctcattaaaaaaaaaaactcaattcagATCTAAATTCATGCCGCAtttacatcaaaaaaaaaaagaccattagtAGAAAAGGTGTTTGTCTTTAGCACATAAGCGTTAGTTTCGCAGCATGAACTGTTCAGACCATTGTCGGCTTTAGATCACATTAAATATAGTGTGAAAAgactaaaataaacatcagatttgggcATATTTTACTTGCTTTACTTGCACAGTCTCAGTGCCATAAAAGCATACATaagaaaaaaatctgtaatattcTCACAGGTATACGTACTCTTAATGAGTCCACTGGGACAGCCAGGTAACTCAAATCCAAGACCAACATAGTAATCGATGTGGCCCAGAGGACTGGAGAACCCAAGGGCCGGCACAGGTTCAGTAGCTAGAAGGAATTATGTATTACAGTTATTTGTAATATCTCACTCTGCTGATAAGAAGAAATTCAGATTTTATTAAATTTGTGTGAATAGCTGTTGAGTTGTATCTCACGGTTAAAGTTGGTGTGGATGATCTCGACGTACTGCCCGTCAGCTCGGTCCAGATAGACGGAACTGTTTGGTGCTGAGAACTCTGGAGCGAATGGGTCAAGGCCTGAAAGGCCAGAGGCGGACAGTCAGAAACTATACAGTACTGAATCAACACACACAATGGTCAAAAGCTCTCCTCTGCACAAAATATACAAATCTTTTGCTTTATTATAATAAATGCAGAGATCTGTCATCCTGCTGCCTACATCAATCCCATCCCCCCTCCAAACATGCCCCCCTCCTACattcctgcccccccccccccaccctccccCTAATCAACAGAAGTGTTTAGTATCTGTACcggtaaaaaaaagtgttgttaTAACTGGTGTAAGTGCTGAGGTTGTACCTGTTATTCTGCCCACAGTGCCATTCAGCCAGGAACCAGCGATGCCAGCAATGTGTGCTCCGACCCCAAAACCAATCAGGTGAAACATTTCTGTGTCAGGCCTCAAACCctttaatacacacatatacacaggaaatttggcagtgttaaatcaacactgttagtgttaaatcaacacttattagtgttaaactttacactctcagtgttaatttaacactaacggTGTTGATTTAatactgccaaatttcctgtgtacactCTATAGATCAGAGGTGGGCAGCAGGGGGCAGAGTTAGCACAGGTTCAGATTTCCTCTCTTTAAtctttgtgtatatttaaattaaatttgagtttaatatttaaattaagtttaaagagAAGGAATCTAAATCGGCAGAGCACCGAAAATCACAGGAGGAGAAGATGGAATTTAGGAGTGaaaaaaaaccttcaaatcaaTGTTGATTAAAGATAAGTCagcctgatgcagcattgccgagtagccagcgtgtttggaggaaagtgcagcaacttagTTTAGATACATCGGTCACAGGTGCTTTGTGCtggcagacatcaccctaggattgaaATTGAatcccaattgtgctctctcagggctcccgaAGCTGaggacaagctgcatgactgggattcggacTAGAGATCTCCCGATCGTTGTGTCATTGTCTCAGACTGCCAGACCACTCGGTGTGTGGAGGAGCATCATTATCATTAACAAAGTCTAATCAATGCAAATGCAAAACTGATCAGAGAGTGTTTTAATGTATAGACAAATATTAACCCAGAACAGGATCTAAAACCTGCCTGAGAGCTTCTTAtattaaagaaatgaaagaatGTTCTTTTCAAACCTTTAAAACTCATAAATTTAAATTGGAAGTCAAATTCTTTTTTTACTCACTCACTAGGACTTCTCCCCTATCATTGCAATGCTCCTTACACTAGGAGGGTGAGGTAAAGTGCACACCTCCTCTTAAGTGAAGTGAAACTCCACCTGTTTTATAACTTTCAATCAATGCAGCACATCCAGAGGAAAGCACAGAGTCCCCAACTGTGATACTTCAggtaacagatgcctgtgcctaGCGGCATCAaaatgggagtgatgaggggagagagcgccacctacacacccagagagagcatggccttcTGTACTCTCTTGAACTCAtgctgctgatggaaaagcaAAAACGTGTAGACTCAGGTTTCTTTTTCAGTGTTAATTGGACAAAGACAGCTGCATTTACTATTAGTGTAAATGTGGCCTCTGCTTTTAACCTGCGTAAAAATGTGAGTTTTTATCTGTGATTTACAATCACTAATATTGTTCCATTTGTGACAAAATCTTATGATGATGTAAGATGGGGCGGGTTTGTTAGGACAATGAGAATATGGAGTTAGACTCACCAGGAGCTGCTGAATGATCCGAGCCAGCTTCCTTCCTACCTGCTTAGCGGCTGCTGTCAGCGTCACCTCCGGCTGAACCAGCCAATCCACAGCAAGCACGTTCTCCCTCCCCACAGCCAGCAACTCCTGGGCCATAGTTCTGACCCAGGCTGGCTGAACTCGAGCCATTCTTTTCCCTGGTATGATCACAGTGGTGGGTAGGTCAGGGTTCCAGACGTGGTGTGGAACATCATCGTGAAGGCTGACTGCAGAACCACAGAGACTCTGCACGCTGAACTTCAGCAGCTGGACAGTGGAGGGGGAGGGCGGAGTCATACGGAGGAAGTCAGAGCATTCAGACTCAGAACCTGTGGAGAAGAACTCAGCATACAGAACACAGTAACCAGAGACATTACCCATTATCGAAaatcactcattcctgttaccattAATGATTCACAAGAATCACACACCTGCTGGAATGATAACTGTAAGAACTGGAGAATTATGTTTCATTCCATTTGAACTTCCATTTGATATCAGAATTTCCTAGTTTTTAGCGGGAAATTTGAACTGGAAAACTTCTACATCACAAATTTCTTACTGGGAGAGTCGGGAGAGCCTCACCAACCCTgagtttagaatccaagatggccgcCTCACATAGCAACAACAGTAAGCAAGAAGTATTACACAGTTTATTACTTCTGTCTCATTAACTCAGTCACACAAACAAGTAACATCTCCTGCGGACATGTTTCCATGCTGTTTAGATtctcaaaatactgtataatacatcATTTTTAACTGGTATTGCTAGCAGTAGACCTGTTgaaacaaggcaagcaaaccagtAAATTGCCTGgggccagccagccagccaggttacTGATTCCTGCAGCTGGCAAAAGATGAAACTTTAAGCAAAGTCATTAAGCAAAATTATCCctcaggaagaaaagaaaaaccaAAAAAGCTGTAAGTGATCCTTTACAATGGATGATTTAGATTGTAGTCTTGTATAAATGGTTTTATTTTTGCATGGGGCCcccaaatgttttaaaacatccCTGACTAGCATTGCTTAcgtgggacaatgctaacaatttAGCTAGTTTATATCTGAATCTTTAACTGGAGTGCAGTCACATTATTTCCCGGCTCTATATTCTGACCTTCAAGGTTAATTAAATGCAGCATATGTCATTAATATAAATCATGACCAGGAAGCAGCTATGCTGGTCCCTTAACCAGGGGGCATGTCcacattacacttttttttaaccaaacaaaCAAGGGCAGTTATGTCCTAAAGCTGCTTTTTTCTAACCTTCATTGCTCAGCAGTTCCTTGTAAATGTCCACCTAgagcataatgtgaaataatctGAAAGGAATGTTTAGtaaatgggccattccaccaaatgggagccatttgcttgttgtaactcttccaaattaaacttttttaaaatcttttttctgAATCTAGTATCACATGCATTTTACTATACAAAACATGTAgctactggtcaaactcaggcagctttacttaacttttaatccagagatggttacaaaactcatgtgacatttaaaaagcatgtttaaatgcaAGTCCACTAAtgtctttgattttctctcaagaaagtgtgTTAAAGTAACAgaactgagtgaaacccagggacacaaataaaaggggaattttaacttaaatattatggatttattatgactaaacttttttaaagcataggTGGGATTTTgactcacacaacaatgcaaaaaaagtacatctctgaaggaatttaacaatatatttcatggtaaagttcaTAAAATtcaacaaatgctattttttgtgttataagtagttattattaattttaaatgacACATCTTGTAAATAGGTCAGCGTACAAGACACTATGCCTAATAatcaaatgtattatttaagttattttgtgtatacatttatatgtgcaatTTCCTGGGGACAAAAATGGCACCCATTTAGTGGAATGGCTCAAATAGTGAAACTGCAGGATTCCAGTAATGGCAGATTATCTTAAGCTGTAAGAGTAAGAGTTTTAGTGTATAATTAGAGTTAGAATTCTTTATGggagactttatttatttattttagatatttttaaactCTAGAACACGGGAGCTACTCACCTGATAGCTGCACAACTGCTCTGTGCTTTTCcacaataataatacaactaattattattttattaataactgTTCTTTACTTACCCTCAGTTTGATTAAAATGTGggatttattaaaaaatacataatattttcAGTAAAGACATGCTGCACTGTTTTACCTGCAGATGCTCAGCCTGTTTCAGGCTCTGCCTGTCCCATCATACAGTGTAACTGACCCCGCCCACTACTATCCTCACACCATTCTGATGGTTTAAATATACAgctaattaagagaccacttcagtttttgaatcagtttctccaattttgctatttatatgtataagttTAGGTAACAtaaacattgttgtattattctataaactacacgcAACATTTCTcagaaattccaaaaaaaattagagcatttatttgcagaaaatgagaaataactgaaatgacAAAATAGTTTCAGATTCAGAGCTTTTTAGACTTTGAGACTGAAattacaaataatgcaaagaaaaaagttcatatttacaagttcagaaatctatacagtatttgttggaataaccctgtttttatcacagttttcatgcatcttggcatgttctcctccaatagtcttacacactgcttttggataactttatgccactccaaatttaagcagttcagcttggtttgatggcttgttgtcattcatcttcctcttggttatattccagaggttttcaatttggtaaaaccaaagaaactcatcatttttaagtggtctcttatttttttacagagttgtaGATCTATAGGTGCTACAGTGGCGTCACCAACATCTACCCTTATTAACATTAGGTCACATTGCCTTTTAAGGCAACCTTCTGAGAACTTTCTAAAATTCCAATCATGTTCTTTTATCCATCGGACAgtaaaagattaaaataaaataataaaacaacatatgCTTACAACATTACAACAGTGCATTATGATGATGTGGGCACAAAACAAAAGGCTGACATAATGCTGTTACAATGTAATGGTGTAAGAACTGAGAGAAATTGTTACAGACTGTAATTTAAAACTGATACATTTGCAAACAGAGAAAAAGCCAAATTTACCCGAAACAAGACCAAAGATCAAACACAGGAGACACATCCTCCACCACGAACCGTCCATCACACACGTACACTCCATATGGTTAGTGTCATATCTGTCCCATTCATACTGATAGGTGAGTAGGTGTAGCTTTATGTAAATTCAGTCTCTTAGTGTAACTCAGGAACAAGTTGTCCAGTTCAGACTAAACCGTTCTGGAGTTTCTGGGAATTTAGATCTACATTCTTTACTCTTTTTGTCCATTTTCTCTCACATATAATATTTAAAGCAACAAAACAATCTATAATAAATGcaagcgagtgtgtgaaatggctacagcagtcaaAGTTCCAAAAAAACACTGAAGAGAGCTGTCTGCCCCACCCAACCCTGTGTTGCCAGATAGACACACAGTGGAAAGCAGCGAAGAGTTGTAATCTGTAAATTGATCAGCAAATATTTATGTttgcaatgtttttattgttaGCACATAATAAACAAACTGCTGCCGAGGTATTAAACAGTGCATGTTAGCACACTGTAGCACCACAACATTAACAAGCATAGTTCAGATCACTTTAGCTAGCTATTGCCAGCTAACTTTACTGAAAAATAGCGAGCCTTCCGAATTcaatggctgcagcacactgtttgtgtgctgtagtgttctatacctggcaacctgggatgTGAACTGGTACTGGAAGAATGGCAGTGGCCCAGTTCGGAGGCACACAGATTTCCAAGACATACCACACAGTTGAAGTAAGAACAGACTGGCTGAAGTTCTGCTGACAAGAGATTACAGTGCTTAACCTCAACCTTTAATAAGGCATATGTTTATTAATCTGTGTACAGACAGCAGGAGACTGATTACAGggttaaattaaaaacatttaatggaCAAATTAGCATTTGTTGATATTCACAGATTCAAAAGATTTGGGGGCACAATTAAGTTTTTCAAAAGCATCCTAATGTCTAAAATGCAGCAGCTAAAGGCAATCCCTGAAAAAACAATGAG harbors:
- the LOC103024914 gene encoding phospholipase A1 member A-like, coding for MGNVSGYCVLYAEFFSTGSESECSDFLRMTPPSPSTVQLLKFSVQSLCGSAVSLHDDVPHHVWNPDLPTTVIIPGKRMARVQPAWVRTMAQELLAVGRENVLAVDWLVQPEVTLTAAAKQVGRKLARIIQQLLGLRPDTEMFHLIGFGVGAHIAGIAGSWLNGTVGRITGLDPFAPEFSAPNSSVYLDRADGQYVEIIHTNFNPTEPVPALGFSSPLGHIDYYVGLGFELPGCPSGLIKREDYLLCSHRRAHQIYTSSIRAPCRHFAFPCPSLDNFQHTLCTLCYQPGLTTCPEMGYNLTWLPTTRPPLFSPTTVFLTVAPSPPYCVTPLLLKLKMGGISSMEAKLYIQLEGNTNKTSTMLVSGKEIREFAANKNYEFLISSDSAGDFHTITLEFNTQRLLHLDWRKRTISIDHLLLSHLPLYKRKFYEAWNIAVVENRRVKVLLEEILV